In Saimiri boliviensis isolate mSaiBol1 chromosome 12, mSaiBol1.pri, whole genome shotgun sequence, one genomic interval encodes:
- the LOC120367345 gene encoding WASH complex subunit 2A-like gives MMNRMTPDQERAPASEPVWERPWSVEEIRRSSQSWSLAADAGVRRGPGDARAAGVTLGLRGRTGPRLPLHPGRRVARPLRSTGPS, from the exons ATG ATGAACCGGATGACCCCAGACCAGGAGCGGGCGCCGGCGTCCGAGCCCGTGTGGGAGCGGCCGTGGTCGGTGGAGGAGATCCGCAGGAGCAGCCAGAGCTGGTCGCTGGCGGCCGACGCGGGCGTGAGACGCGGGCCCGGGGACGCGAGGGCGGCAGGGGTGACGCTCGGCCTGCGCGGGAGGACGGGGCCGCGACTGCCCCTGCACCCGGGCCGCCGGGTTGCCCGCCCTCTTAGGAGCACAGGCCCCTCATAG